Proteins from a genomic interval of Pseudomonas versuta:
- a CDS encoding isopenicillin N synthase family dioxygenase — MPHTRDITALPILDLSLLDGTAIQRQGFLDDLRHAARDVGFFYLTGHGIDSELLQQVQASARQFFALPDSEKAAVGMINSPHFRGYNRAASEITRGQPDLREQFDLGAERAVLPIDDNSPWWARLQGPNQWPAALPELKPLLLDWQQAMTGMSLRLLRAFAEALSLPQEAFDRLYGDQPNEHIKLMRYPGQAPQQSNQGVGAHKDSGFLSFLLQDRQAGLQVEIEEGRWIDALPLENTLVVNIGELLELATNGYLRATVHRVLSPQAGNERLSIAFFLGAQLDAVVPLYPLPTALLREARGPASDPDNPLFRDVGWNYLKGRLRSHPDVARRYYADALIPDALSA, encoded by the coding sequence ATGCCGCATACACGGGACATTACCGCCTTGCCGATTCTGGATCTGTCTTTGCTGGACGGGACCGCGATCCAGCGCCAGGGGTTTCTTGACGATCTGCGCCATGCCGCCCGGGATGTGGGTTTTTTCTATCTGACCGGGCACGGTATTGATAGCGAATTGTTGCAGCAGGTACAGGCCAGTGCCAGGCAGTTCTTTGCCCTGCCGGACAGCGAAAAAGCCGCGGTCGGCATGATCAATTCACCGCACTTTCGCGGTTACAACCGTGCCGCTTCCGAGATCACCCGGGGCCAGCCCGATCTGCGTGAACAGTTCGATCTGGGTGCCGAAAGAGCGGTGTTGCCGATCGATGACAACAGCCCCTGGTGGGCGCGCCTGCAAGGCCCCAATCAATGGCCGGCGGCACTGCCTGAACTGAAACCCTTGCTGCTTGACTGGCAACAAGCCATGACTGGCATGTCTCTGCGGCTGTTGCGGGCTTTCGCTGAGGCGTTGTCGCTGCCCCAGGAGGCTTTCGACCGGCTGTACGGCGACCAGCCCAATGAGCACATCAAGTTGATGCGTTATCCGGGGCAGGCGCCGCAGCAGAGTAATCAGGGGGTGGGCGCGCACAAGGACTCGGGCTTTCTGAGCTTTCTGTTGCAAGACCGCCAGGCCGGTCTGCAAGTCGAGATTGAAGAGGGGCGCTGGATCGATGCGCTGCCGCTGGAGAACACGCTGGTGGTGAACATCGGTGAACTGCTGGAGCTGGCCACCAACGGTTATCTGCGCGCCACGGTGCACCGGGTGCTGTCACCGCAGGCGGGTAATGAGCGGCTGTCGATTGCGTTTTTTCTCGGCGCGCAACTGGATGCCGTGGTGCCGCTGTATCCCTTGCCGACGGCATTGCTGCGTGAAGCGCGGGGTCCGGCCAGCGATCCGGATAATCCGTTGTTTCGTGATGTGGGCTGGAACTATCTCAAAGGCCGCCTGCGCTCGCACCCTGATGTTGCCCGGCGTTATTACGCCGATGCTTTGATTCCCGACGCCCTGAGCGCTTGA
- a CDS encoding peroxidase-related enzyme (This protein belongs to a clade of uncharacterized proteins related to peroxidases such as the alkylhydroperoxidase AhpD.) encodes MSEFLDIQGFTSRSLGWKAWLPTLDLAQATAEQQAVLEESHPQAKVSDYYLTLIHQPEVLRQRSLAFNAIMYAPGGLSRAERELASAVVSRINRCVYCASVHAQRFEQLAKRNDAIAEVFADPHSAGTTPRERAIVQFAIDLTLNPGQLRPELLQGLREQGLDDGEILDLIHAIAIFAWANRLMLNLGEPVGL; translated from the coding sequence ATGAGTGAGTTTCTGGATATTCAAGGTTTCACCAGCCGCAGCCTGGGCTGGAAGGCCTGGCTGCCGACCCTCGATCTGGCGCAGGCCACGGCCGAGCAGCAAGCGGTACTGGAAGAGAGCCATCCCCAGGCCAAAGTTTCGGACTATTACCTGACCCTGATCCATCAGCCTGAAGTGCTGCGCCAGCGCTCGCTGGCGTTCAATGCGATCATGTATGCCCCGGGCGGCCTGTCCCGTGCCGAACGCGAACTGGCCAGTGCAGTGGTGTCGCGGATCAACCGGTGCGTGTACTGCGCCTCGGTGCATGCCCAGCGTTTCGAGCAGTTGGCCAAGCGCAATGATGCAATCGCCGAGGTCTTTGCCGACCCCCACAGTGCCGGCACCACCCCCCGGGAGCGGGCGATTGTGCAGTTCGCCATCGACCTGACCCTGAACCCGGGTCAACTGCGCCCCGAGTTATTGCAGGGCTTGCGCGAACAGGGGCTGGACGACGGCGAGATTCTTGACCTGATCCACGCTATTGCGATCTTCGCCTGGGCCAATCGCTTGATGCTCAACCTTGGGGAGCCGGTGGGGCTGTAA
- a CDS encoding methionine ABC transporter permease has translation MKTDWHEILQLLLNATGETLYMVLLAAIFTVLIGLPVGVLLFISRRDGLFPLPRINRVLGAVINLGRSLPFVVMLIALIPLTRLLVGTTLGSTAAVVPITIGAFPFFARIVENALDEVDKGRIEAILAMGGHIGHVIFKVLLPEALPALLAGLTLTLVMLIGFSSMAGVIGGGGLGDLAIRYGYQRFNNQVMVATVVVLVILVQSVQSLGDGLVRSLAHRR, from the coding sequence ATGAAAACGGACTGGCATGAAATTCTCCAACTGTTGCTCAACGCCACCGGCGAAACCTTGTACATGGTGCTGCTGGCAGCAATCTTCACCGTGCTGATCGGCCTGCCGGTCGGGGTGTTGCTATTCATCAGCCGCCGCGACGGACTTTTCCCGCTGCCGCGAATCAACCGGGTGCTGGGGGCGGTGATCAACCTGGGGCGCTCACTGCCCTTTGTGGTGATGCTGATTGCCCTGATTCCGCTGACCCGGCTGCTGGTGGGTACCACTCTGGGCAGTACCGCCGCGGTAGTGCCGATCACCATTGGTGCCTTTCCGTTTTTTGCCCGGATTGTCGAGAACGCGCTGGACGAAGTAGACAAGGGCCGGATCGAAGCGATCCTGGCCATGGGCGGCCATATTGGTCATGTGATCTTCAAGGTGCTGCTGCCCGAAGCACTGCCGGCCTTGTTGGCGGGGCTGACATTGACGCTGGTGATGCTGATCGGGTTTTCATCCATGGCCGGGGTCATTGGCGGTGGCGGGCTGGGTGACCTGGCGATCCGTTATGGCTATCAGCGCTTCAATAATCAGGTGATGGTGGCCACGGTGGTGGTGCTGGTGATTCTGGTGCAGAGCGTACAAAGCCTGGGCGACGGGCTGGTGCGTTCACTGGCCCATCGGCGCTGA
- a CDS encoding methionine ABC transporter ATP-binding protein, with protein sequence MIVVEQLSKIYGPGQPPALDKVSLSIADGAIFGILGRSGAGKSTLLRCLNLLERPTRGRILLDGADLTALTDSELRRQRQRIGMIFQGFNLLHSRNVFDNVAVPLEIARVSKEQRHSRVRELLDLVGLSDKAQAFPSQLSGGQKQRVGIARALAARPAYILSDEATSALDPETTDSILQLLRNINRQLGVTIVLITHELEVVKAICDSAVSLAAGRIVESGSLVQLQADPSSKLGRLLAPGLQMVRAG encoded by the coding sequence ATGATCGTCGTCGAGCAGTTGAGCAAAATCTATGGGCCGGGCCAGCCTCCGGCGCTGGACAAGGTGTCGCTGAGCATTGCCGATGGCGCTATTTTCGGGATTCTCGGGCGTAGCGGGGCGGGCAAGTCGACGTTGCTGCGTTGTCTCAATCTGCTCGAACGACCCACCCGCGGGCGCATTCTGCTGGACGGGGCGGACCTCACAGCCCTGACTGACAGTGAATTGCGCCGTCAGCGTCAGCGCATCGGGATGATTTTCCAGGGCTTCAACCTGCTGCACTCGCGCAATGTCTTCGACAATGTCGCCGTGCCCCTGGAAATTGCCCGGGTCAGCAAAGAACAGCGCCATAGCCGGGTCCGCGAGCTGCTGGATCTGGTGGGCCTGAGCGACAAGGCGCAAGCATTTCCGTCCCAGCTGTCCGGCGGGCAGAAACAGCGGGTGGGCATTGCCCGGGCTTTGGCAGCGCGTCCGGCTTATATCCTGTCGGACGAGGCCACCAGCGCCCTGGACCCGGAAACCACGGATTCGATTCTGCAATTGCTGCGCAATATCAATCGTCAGCTGGGAGTGACCATCGTGTTGATTACCCACGAACTGGAGGTGGTCAAGGCCATTTGCGACAGCGCGGTGTCCCTGGCCGCCGGGCGCATTGTGGAGAGTGGCAGCCTGGTGCAGTTGCAGGCTGATCCGTCGTCAAAACTGGGGCGGTTGCTGGCGCCCGGTCTGCAAATGGTGAGGGCAGGATGA
- a CDS encoding paraquat-inducible protein A, with amino-acid sequence MTASCALKICEHCDSVYTPVVLKRGEVARCVRCACILDRSRRLNLQQHLALTIAAAVMFVFANVFPVITISFQGLNNQAELWQSVSALAQGPISVIAIVAGITIIVAPLLQIVLLCWVLFYALRRRAAPGFKICMRTLEQLRPWSMLEVCLLGVLVTVVKLAGMLDVHPGLGLWALGMLTVLIILISGKDIRRLWDDLEVSPQ; translated from the coding sequence ATGACCGCTTCTTGTGCCTTGAAAATTTGTGAACATTGCGACTCGGTCTACACACCCGTGGTTCTGAAGCGCGGTGAGGTGGCCCGCTGTGTACGTTGTGCTTGCATCCTCGATCGCTCGAGGCGTTTGAACCTTCAACAACACTTGGCTTTAACCATCGCCGCCGCGGTGATGTTCGTCTTTGCCAATGTATTTCCGGTCATCACCATCAGTTTTCAGGGTCTGAATAATCAGGCCGAGCTGTGGCAGTCGGTAAGCGCCCTGGCGCAAGGGCCTATCAGTGTGATCGCAATAGTGGCGGGTATTACGATCATTGTCGCGCCACTGCTGCAGATCGTGTTGCTTTGCTGGGTGTTGTTTTATGCGCTCAGGCGCCGCGCCGCGCCGGGCTTCAAGATATGCATGCGTACCCTGGAGCAACTGCGGCCATGGAGCATGCTCGAAGTGTGTCTGTTGGGCGTTCTGGTGACGGTGGTCAAACTGGCGGGCATGCTGGATGTGCACCCCGGCCTCGGGCTGTGGGCGCTGGGCATGCTGACGGTGCTGATCATACTGATTTCCGGCAAGGATATTCGTCGTTTGTGGGATGACCTGGAAGTGTCGCCACAATGA
- a CDS encoding MetQ/NlpA family ABC transporter substrate-binding protein: protein MFKKTGLTLAVLGALLTSFSALAQEPLRVAADPVPHAQILAFVQKIDPQLNIKVIEIPNGVNSNELLAHGDVDANYFQHLPYLKTQEQALGQKFVVAATVHIEPLGIYSHRHKTFADVPQKATVAVPNNVTNLSRSLYLLQDNGLIKLKPGFNDPATDQATPKDIAENPKQLKILEIESPQIPRALDDVDLAVINGNYALEAGLVPAKDALGLEKSAGNPYANILVTLPKLQDDPRIRQLAKDLTSPEVAKYITDNFSGSVLPVTAADSKP, encoded by the coding sequence ATGTTCAAAAAAACTGGCTTGACCCTGGCCGTGCTCGGCGCGTTGCTGACCTCTTTCAGTGCCCTGGCCCAGGAGCCGTTAAGAGTGGCGGCGGACCCGGTACCCCACGCCCAGATTCTGGCGTTTGTGCAAAAGATCGACCCGCAGTTGAATATCAAGGTGATCGAGATCCCCAATGGCGTGAACTCCAATGAGCTGCTGGCCCATGGTGATGTGGACGCCAATTACTTCCAGCATCTGCCGTATCTGAAAACTCAGGAGCAGGCGCTCGGGCAAAAATTTGTGGTGGCGGCCACTGTGCATATCGAGCCACTGGGGATTTATTCCCATCGTCACAAGACCTTCGCCGATGTGCCGCAAAAAGCGACGGTCGCAGTGCCTAACAACGTCACAAACCTCAGTCGCTCGCTGTACCTGTTGCAGGACAACGGGCTGATCAAGCTCAAGCCCGGCTTCAATGACCCGGCCACCGATCAGGCAACCCCGAAGGACATTGCCGAAAACCCCAAACAACTGAAGATCCTCGAAATCGAATCACCGCAGATTCCCCGCGCACTGGATGACGTGGACCTGGCGGTGATTAACGGCAACTACGCGCTGGAAGCAGGCCTGGTGCCGGCCAAGGATGCGCTGGGGCTGGAGAAGTCAGCGGGTAATCCGTACGCCAATATTCTGGTGACCCTCCCCAAACTGCAGGATGACCCACGCATCAGGCAACTGGCCAAAGACCTGACTTCCCCTGAGGTTGCCAAGTACATCACCGACAATTTCTCGGGTTCGGTGCTCCCGGTGACGGCCGCGGACAGCAAGCCATGA
- a CDS encoding histone-like nucleoid-structuring protein, MvaT/MvaU family, with amino-acid sequence MSKIAQYRELERLIAEQQHVLETLKNDKSFQAESEFEDKLRSLMSEYGVGLPQIVALLGPHVSAGNAQKVAGRKGQRAPRALKRYLNPHTNEVVETKGSNHKTLKAWRQEHGSQQVQSWVMA; translated from the coding sequence ATGTCCAAAATCGCCCAATACCGAGAACTCGAGCGTCTGATCGCCGAACAGCAGCACGTCCTGGAAACCCTCAAAAATGACAAGTCTTTCCAGGCCGAGTCAGAGTTCGAAGACAAACTGCGCTCGCTTATGAGTGAGTACGGTGTAGGCCTGCCTCAGATCGTCGCTCTGCTCGGGCCGCACGTTTCTGCCGGCAATGCCCAGAAAGTGGCCGGTCGCAAAGGGCAGCGGGCTCCCAGGGCTCTTAAGCGCTATCTGAACCCGCACACCAACGAAGTCGTCGAGACCAAGGGCAGCAATCACAAGACGCTTAAAGCCTGGAGACAGGAACACGGTTCGCAGCAGGTTCAGAGCTGGGTGATGGCGTAA
- the ggt gene encoding gamma-glutamyltransferase — MIITLRAKKNNVYVIGLSALALWIGGCSSEKPGLGKTSELPPAPEIASGYRADMVPVHATRHMAAAANPLATAAGQQMLRKGGSAIDAAIAMQAVLTLVEPQASGIGGGAFIMYWDGHKVQAFDGRETAPAGADKRMFLDAAGKPVAFTDAQIGGLSVGVPGVLRALQMAHEQHGKLPWNELFEPAIRLASEGFPVSARLHSQIVADKFIAQSPALAKYLLTEQGQPLPVGTVLKNPQLARTLQAIADRGVEAFYQGAIAQAMVEQVNSHPNPGSLSLADISGYRAKERHPVCGDYKQWRVCGMPPPSSGGVAVLQTLGILDALQRRSAALDLATMPPVGLQPSATAVHLMAEAERLAYADRALYLADSDFVPVNVKGLTDKNYLQSRATLIGDKSMGRADAGTPPGINLALAPDRSPLRISTSQIAAVDDQGGAISMTTSVESAFGSHVMSNGFILNNQLTDFSFIPDENGQPVANRIEPGKRPRSSMAPTLVFDRKSGELVATVGSPGGSQIIEYVNKAVVGLLDWKLNPQDAIGLPNFGSRNVATEVEAGRVSPALVQALKDRGHEVSAIEMTSGTQIIIRDETGWAAGADPRREGTALGD, encoded by the coding sequence TTGATCATTACCCTGCGCGCTAAAAAAAATAATGTCTATGTGATTGGTTTGTCGGCTTTGGCCCTCTGGATCGGGGGCTGCAGCAGTGAGAAACCGGGCCTTGGGAAAACCTCCGAATTACCGCCCGCACCCGAGATCGCCTCGGGTTATCGGGCCGATATGGTGCCCGTGCATGCCACGCGCCACATGGCTGCGGCGGCTAACCCGCTGGCCACCGCTGCAGGCCAGCAGATGCTGCGCAAAGGCGGTTCTGCGATTGATGCCGCCATTGCCATGCAGGCCGTCCTGACGCTGGTAGAGCCGCAGGCAAGCGGCATCGGCGGCGGTGCTTTCATCATGTACTGGGACGGACACAAGGTGCAGGCCTTTGATGGTCGGGAAACAGCACCGGCAGGGGCCGACAAACGCATGTTCCTGGATGCAGCCGGCAAGCCGGTTGCCTTTACCGATGCTCAGATAGGCGGGCTTTCGGTGGGGGTGCCCGGTGTGCTCAGGGCGCTGCAAATGGCCCATGAACAACACGGCAAACTGCCGTGGAATGAACTGTTTGAACCCGCCATTCGGTTGGCCAGTGAAGGTTTTCCGGTGTCTGCACGACTGCACTCGCAGATCGTGGCAGACAAATTCATTGCACAGTCGCCGGCCCTGGCCAAATACCTGCTCACAGAGCAGGGCCAGCCCTTGCCGGTTGGCACAGTGCTGAAGAACCCGCAGCTGGCCCGCACCCTTCAGGCCATTGCCGACCGGGGCGTGGAGGCGTTCTACCAAGGCGCCATCGCGCAGGCGATGGTTGAGCAGGTCAATTCCCATCCCAATCCGGGTTCGTTGTCTTTGGCCGATATCAGCGGTTACCGGGCCAAAGAGCGTCACCCGGTGTGTGGTGATTACAAGCAGTGGCGCGTGTGTGGCATGCCGCCGCCTTCTTCAGGGGGCGTCGCGGTGCTCCAGACATTGGGGATTCTGGATGCCTTGCAACGCAGATCTGCCGCGCTGGATCTGGCCACCATGCCTCCTGTTGGCCTGCAGCCCTCGGCCACTGCGGTGCACCTGATGGCTGAAGCAGAGCGCCTGGCCTATGCCGACCGGGCGTTGTATCTGGCGGACAGCGACTTCGTCCCGGTGAATGTGAAAGGCCTGACCGATAAGAATTATCTGCAGAGCCGGGCGACCCTGATCGGGGACAAAAGTATGGGCCGTGCGGATGCCGGAACGCCACCGGGGATCAACCTGGCCCTGGCACCCGATCGATCCCCGCTGCGGATTTCGACCTCGCAGATTGCCGCCGTCGATGATCAGGGGGGCGCGATCTCGATGACCACTTCGGTTGAGTCGGCATTTGGTTCGCATGTGATGAGCAATGGTTTCATTCTCAACAACCAGCTCACTGACTTTTCCTTCATCCCGGATGAGAACGGTCAGCCGGTTGCCAACCGTATCGAGCCGGGCAAACGGCCCCGTTCTTCCATGGCCCCGACCCTGGTATTTGATCGCAAGAGTGGCGAGCTGGTTGCCACTGTCGGCTCACCTGGGGGCTCGCAGATCATCGAATACGTAAACAAGGCGGTGGTGGGGCTGCTGGACTGGAAACTCAACCCGCAGGACGCCATCGGCCTTCCCAATTTCGGCAGTCGCAATGTCGCGACAGAGGTCGAAGCCGGACGTGTCAGCCCGGCACTGGTGCAGGCGTTGAAAGACCGAGGGCACGAGGTGTCCGCTATCGAGATGACCAGTGGAACCCAGATTATTATTCGGGATGAAACCGGCTGGGCCGCCGGTGCCGATCCTCGGCGTGAAGGTACGGCATTGGGCGATTGA
- a CDS encoding MinD/ParA family protein, producing MERGHCVQVIAVTSGKGGVGKTVVAINLSLALAELGKRVVLLEADLGLSNIAILLGLTPQYTLADLIEGRCELSDVLIRGPGGVIIAHAASGIPNLAYLSPAQYAGLINVFRDIADTLDVLVIDTASGIGESVVSFVRAAQEVLLVVCDEPASIIDAYALIKLLNRDYGISRFRVLASMLHNPLDGQRLYAKLIKLTDNFLNVTLQYAGAIPYDQDMRTAALQQRAVYRSFPRSKSAKAFRALAKNIGTWPMPSSPRGHIEFFIEGLINNSRR from the coding sequence ATGGAACGCGGACATTGTGTACAAGTTATTGCCGTCACCAGCGGTAAGGGTGGCGTCGGCAAGACAGTTGTTGCTATCAATCTTTCATTGGCGTTGGCGGAACTCGGGAAACGGGTTGTATTGCTGGAAGCTGATCTTGGGTTATCAAATATAGCTATTCTGCTGGGGCTGACCCCGCAGTACACACTGGCTGATCTGATTGAGGGCCGCTGTGAATTATCCGATGTACTGATACGCGGGCCCGGCGGGGTCATTATTGCCCATGCAGCATCGGGTATACCAAACCTGGCTTATTTGTCGCCGGCTCAGTATGCCGGCTTGATCAATGTATTCAGAGACATAGCGGATACACTCGATGTCTTGGTGATTGATACAGCGTCAGGGATCGGTGAGTCGGTCGTCAGTTTTGTTCGGGCGGCCCAGGAAGTGTTGCTGGTGGTGTGTGACGAACCGGCCTCAATCATCGATGCCTATGCACTGATCAAACTGCTTAATCGTGATTACGGTATCAGCCGTTTTCGGGTGCTGGCCAGCATGCTGCACAACCCTCTGGACGGCCAACGGCTGTACGCCAAGTTGATCAAGCTTACGGATAACTTTTTGAATGTCACTTTGCAGTATGCGGGGGCGATTCCGTACGACCAGGATATGCGCACGGCGGCACTTCAACAACGCGCAGTCTACCGAAGTTTTCCTCGCTCCAAGAGCGCAAAAGCATTCAGGGCCCTCGCAAAAAATATTGGCACCTGGCCAATGCCGAGTAGTCCCAGAGGGCATATAGAGTTTTTTATCGAGGGATTGATTAATAACTCGAGAAGATGA